The following proteins come from a genomic window of Musa acuminata AAA Group cultivar baxijiao chromosome BXJ1-7, Cavendish_Baxijiao_AAA, whole genome shotgun sequence:
- the LOC135679797 gene encoding arogenate dehydratase 1-like, with translation MRCSGLRGFQVEGAGHGFHVPGAGVGWSCRLPPPPHVPSRALPAMATPDWRREGVRGGRLGSVVVRVKPVEDENLSPAAPLQLSADRAVEESRKSGRNSSSLPEPLSLTDLSVSEHGSKVRVGYQGSPGVFSEDSVLKAYPQGEAVPCEQFEVAFKAVVLSLVDKAVLPIENSMDGSYHQNYDLLLCHNLCLVGEVQLSINHRLVALPGVHKQQLRRVLSHPQALGQCEIASSTLAVVRESVDDSAGATQLIGFKGCRSNCKCPGCRYLWA, from the exons ATGCGCTGTTCTGGGCTCCGAGGTTTCCAAGTTGAAGGAGCCGGACATGGCTTCCACGTCCCTGGGGCCGGCGTCGGCTGGTCATGCCGGCTCCCGCCGCCGCCACATGTGCCGTCGAGAGCTCTTCCGGCTATGGCCACTCCGGATTGGAGGCGGGAAGGGGTGAGGGGTGGGAGATTGGGTTCTGTCGTTGTCCGTGTGAAGCCCGTGGAAGATGAGAACTTGTCGCCGGCGGCGCCTTTGCAGTTGTCGGCGGACCGGGCGGTGGAGGAATCGAGGAAGTCGGGTCGGAATTCGAGCTCGCTTCCTG AACCATTGTCATTAACTGATCTCTCTGTTTCTGAGCATGGATCTAAAGTACGTGTAGGATATCAG GGTTCACCTGGTGTCTTCAGTGAGGACTCTGTCCTGAAAGCATACCCACAGGGTGAAGCTGTTCCATGTGAACAGTTTGAGGTTGCATTCAAG GCAGTTGTACTTTCATTAGTTGATAAAGCAGTTCTGCCAATTGAGAATTCAATGGACGGAAGCTATCATCAGAATTATGACTTGCTTCTCTGCCATAATTTGTGCCTTGTGGGTGAGGTGCAGTTGTCCATTAACCACCGTCTTGTAGCTCTGCCAGGCGTGCACAAGCAGCAGTTGAGGCGTGTTTTAAGCCACCCACAG GCACTTGGCCAATGTGAGATTGCATCGAGCACGTTGGCTGttgttcgagaaagtgtcgatgacTCTGCTGGTGCCACTCAG TTGATAGGGTTTAAGGGATGCAGGAGCAATTGCAAGTGCCCGGGCTGCAGATATCTATGGGCATAA
- the LOC135678060 gene encoding transcription factor MYB97-like yields the protein MKGEEEDGGGKKAGGAGGRGALKKGPWTPAEDAILMEHVRRHGEGNWNSVQRHSGLARCGKSCRLRWANHLRPNLKKGSFSPEEELLILRLHSQLGNKWARMAAHLPGRTDNEIKNYWNTRLKRRQRAGLPIYPPELQDGVGFDHYQLKHEAPTSLWTPPPLPSPSFAAEHKAQLPSLWPVPLLNHDSFRPPSGITLSPLRRNEFHGHLGFKFPPSPPPNPTSLFPKQQLRLGHSQATPPQLLSPLPWPPQGKMELSSCQLFPDLVGGGDDPTGRELLEALLQDERVTQDINIGELLALPTIDEQGALWEQIFGDGEGQGVDETSQGYFLGSATKLEGLHCDMGNKIKSELPGDAIPVEDDTPGVLNIPEPMVSKIPGWCNIDAAEISNGQSAATVSDGTDIQRLASSLSDAPAEYDRSISSWPWNNLPRIC from the exons ATGAAGGGcgaagaagaagatggaggaggGAAGAAGGCGGGGGGAGCAGGAGGAAGAGGAGCGCTGAAGAAAGGGCCGTGGACGCCCGCGGAGGACGCTATCCTGATGGAGCACGTGCGGCGGCACGGGGAGGGGAACTGGAACTCGGTGCAGCGGCACAGCGGCCTGGCTCGCTGCGGCAAGAGCTGCCGACTCCGCTGGGCCAACCATCTCCGCCCTAACCTCAAGAAGGGCTCCTTCTCCCCCGAAGAGGAGCTCCTCATCCTCCGCCTCCACTCCCAGCTCGGCAACAAATGGGCGCGCATGGCTGCCCAC CTCCCCGGGaggaccgacaacgagatcaagaactactggaacacccgTCTCAAGCGCCGGCAGCGAGCCGGCCTGCCCATCTACCCGCCGGAGCTACAAGATGGCGTCGGATTCGACCACTACCAGCTGAAGCATGAGGCTCCGACGTCGCTCTggacgccgccgccgctgccttcTCCGTCGTTTGCAGCAGAACACAAAGCTCAGCTCCCCTCTCTTTGGCCAGTTCCATTGCTGAATCACGACAGTTTTCGTCCTCCGTCAGGGATCACTCTGTCCCCTCTCCGGCGGAATGAGTTCCATGGTCACCTCGGCTTTAAATTCCCGCCCTCGCCGCCGCCTAATCCGACTTCTCTGTTTCCGAAGCAACAGCTTAGGCTGGGGCATTCTCAAGCGACTCCGCCACAGCTGCTGTCGCCCCTGCCATGGCCCCCTCAGGGGAAAATGGAGCTCTCTTCATGCCAACTGTTCCCGGATCTCGTCGGAGGCGGCGACGACCCCACCGGCCGCGAGCTTCTGGAGGCGTTGCTGCAGGACGAGCGTGTCACCCAGGATATAAACATAGGGGAGCTCTTGGCGCTGCCGACTATCGATGAGCAAGGCGCGTTATGGGAACAAATCTTTGGCGACGGCGAAGGCCAAGGGGTCGATGAGACTTCTCAAGGCTACTTTCTGGGATCAGCCACTAAACTGGAGGGTTTGCACTGTGACATGG GAAACAAGATAAAGAGTGAACTTCCGGGCGATGCCATTCCGGTGGAAGACGATACACCCGGAGTCCTTAACATCCCGGAGCCCATGGTGTCAAAAATCCCTGGCTGGTGCAATATCGACGCCGCAGAGATCTCCAATGGGCAGTCGGCAGCGACGGTGAGCGACGGAACGGACATACAACGGTTGGCTTCATCCCTCTCCGACGCCCCCGCAGAGTATGACCGGAGTATCAGTTCATGGCCGTGGAACAACTTGCCAAGAATATGTTGA
- the LOC135678059 gene encoding L-ascorbate oxidase homolog: MGRATSLITLFFFLHVAASGVLGDSPYRFFTWNITYGDIWPMGVKQQGILINGQFPGPQIEAVTNDNVIVNVFNSLPEPFLISWNGIQQRKSSWQDGVYGTNCPIPPGRNFTYVMQFKDQIGSYFYFPSLAFHKAAGGFGGIRVLSRPLIPVPFPPPAGDFTLLIGDWFKANHSTLKYVLDSGRDLPFPDGVLINGRGWNGNTFTVQQGRTYRFRISNVGLTASLNIRIQGHAMKLVEVEGSHTLQNTYSSLDLHLGQSCSVLVTADQPAMDYYIVASTRFTSKVLSTTAILRYSNSGGTTAGPPPGGPTIQIDWSLNQARSIRWNLTASGPRPNPQGSYHYGLVNTTRTIRLASSAPFINGKQRYAVNSVSFIPADTPLKVADFYKIPGVFSLGSISDNPTFGGGYLQTSVMAANFRDYVEIVFENYENTMQSWHIDGYSFWIVGMDGGQWSAASRKSYNLRDAVARCTVQVYPKSWSAIYMPLDNVGMWNVRSENWARQYLGQQLYLRVYSPANSWRDENPIPRNALLCGRASGRRTRPL, translated from the exons ATGGGAAGGGCTACCTCCTTGATTACTTTGTTCTTCTTTCTACATGTTGCTGCTTCTGGTGTTCTTGGGGATAGCCCGTACAGGTTCTTCACTTGGAACATCACCTATGGAGACATCTGGCCCATGGGTGTCAAGCAACAG GGAATTCTGATCAACGGACAGTTCCCAGGGCCGCAGATCGAAGCTGTCACCAACGACAATGTCATCGTCAATGTGTTCAACAGCTTGCCTGAACCATTCCTCATCTCCTG GAACGGGATACAGCAGAGGAAGAGCTCATGGCAGGATGGTGTTTACGGCACCAACTGCCCCATCCCACCCGGGAGGAACTTCACGTATGTCATGCAGTTCAAGGACCAGATCGGTAGCTACTTCTACTTCCCCTCCCTTGCATTCCACAAGGCCGCCGGTGGATTCGGTGGCATCAGAGTCCTCAGCCGGCCGTTGATCCCCGTGCCATTCCCTCCTCCTGCCGGAGATTTCACCCTGTTAATTGGCGATTGGTTCAAGGCCAACCACAGT ACCCTTAAATACGTATTAGACAGCGGCAGAGATCTCCCTTTCCCGGATGGGGTTCTGATCAATGGTCGCGGATGGAACGGGAACACCTTCACCGTTCAACAAGGCCGAACGTATCGGTTTCGGATATCGAATGTTGGATTGACGGCATCGTTGAACATAAGAATTCAAGGCCACGCCATGAAATTGGTGGAGGTCGAAGGTTCCCACACTCTACAGAACACCTATTCCTCGCTGGATCTTCATCTCGGCCAGTCCTGCTCGGTTCTGGTCACAGCGGATCAGCCCGCAATGGACTACTACATCGTGGCCTCCACTCGATTCACCAGCAAAGTGCTCAGCACCACGGCCATCCTTCGCTACAGCAACTCCGGCGGAACAACTGCTGGTCCGCCACCAGGAGGACCGACCATTCAGATCGACTGGTCTCTCAATCAGGCGAGATCGATTCG TTGGAATCTGACGGCCAGCGGGCCGAGGCCGAATCCGCAAGGTTCGTACCACTACGGTCTCGTCAACACGACGAGGACGATTAGGCTCGCGAGCTCTGCGCCGTTCATCAATGGCAAGCAGCGATACGCTGTCAACAGCGTCTCCTTCATCCCAGCTGATACGCCGCTGAAGGTGGCCGATTTCTACAAGATCCCTGGAGTGTTTTCGCTTGGGAGCATTTCCGACAACCCGACCTTCGGAGGCGGATACCTCCAGACGTCGGTCATGGCGGCTAATTTCCGAGACTACGTCGAGATCGTCTTCGAGAACTACGAGAACACCATGCAGTCATGGCATATCGACGGATACTCCTTCTGGATCGTCGG AATGGATGGAGGACAATGGTCAGCAGCGAGCAGGAAAAGCTACAATCTGAGAGATGCTGTTGCTCGTTGCACTGTTCAG GTCTACCCCAAGTCTTGGTCTGCCATTTACATGCCTTTGGACAACGTAGGAATGTGGAACGTGAGATCAGAGAACTGGGCTCGTCAATACTTGGGCCAGCAGTTGTATCTCCGTGTGTATTCCCCTGCTAACTCATGGAGGGATGAGAACCCAATTCCGAGGAACGCCCTTCTCTGCGGCCGAGCATCCGGCCGCCGGACCAGGCCGCTGTGA
- the LOC135678061 gene encoding dormancy-associated protein 1-like isoform X2 encodes MVLLDKMWDDVLAGPPPERGLGKLRKVSTKPLNVKEGESSGGMYQRSMSMPQTPTTPVTPTSANAHTPRHDVWRSVFNPGSNAATKSLGADLFDKPKPNSPTVYDWLYSGETKSTHR; translated from the exons ATGGTTCTTCTTGATAAGATGTGGGACGACGTCCTCGCGGGGCCTCCGCCTGAAAGGGGCCTCGGCAAGCTGAGGAAGGTCTCCACCAAGCCCTTGAACGTCAAAG AAGGGGAGAGTAGCGGCGGCATGTACCAGCGGTCCATGTCGATGCCACAGACGCCAACCACGCCGGTGACGCCGACGTCCGCCAACGCCCACACCCCGCGCCACGACGTGTGGCGGAGCGTCTTCAACCCCGGCAGCAACGCCGCCACCAAGAGCCTCGGCGCTGACTTGTTCGACAAGCCTAAGCCCAACTCCCCCACCGTCTATGACTG GCTTTATAGTGGTGAAACCAAGAGCACCCACCGCTGA
- the LOC135678061 gene encoding dormancy-associated protein 1-like isoform X1: MVLLDKMWDDVLAGPPPERGLGKLRKVSTKPLNVKEGESSGGMYQRSMSMPQTPTTPVTPTSANAHTPRHDVWRSVFNPGSNAATKSLGADLFDKPKPNSPTVYDWYQIVSYHYTYPSLYYTLFMSWFLLPRALFLLCRLYSGETKSTHR, encoded by the exons ATGGTTCTTCTTGATAAGATGTGGGACGACGTCCTCGCGGGGCCTCCGCCTGAAAGGGGCCTCGGCAAGCTGAGGAAGGTCTCCACCAAGCCCTTGAACGTCAAAG AAGGGGAGAGTAGCGGCGGCATGTACCAGCGGTCCATGTCGATGCCACAGACGCCAACCACGCCGGTGACGCCGACGTCCGCCAACGCCCACACCCCGCGCCACGACGTGTGGCGGAGCGTCTTCAACCCCGGCAGCAACGCCGCCACCAAGAGCCTCGGCGCTGACTTGTTCGACAAGCCTAAGCCCAACTCCCCCACCGTCTATGACTGGTATCAGATTGTATCGTATCATTATACATATCCATCATTATATTACACCCTTTTCATGTCATGGTTTCTTCTGCCTCGTGCATTGTTTCTCTTGTGCAGGCTTTATAGTGGTGAAACCAAGAGCACCCACCGCTGA
- the LOC103991022 gene encoding putative E3 ubiquitin-protein ligase RING1b isoform X2 has protein sequence MPAQKRPLPPPTPPPDHQLPPSDESPPADPPPPPSSLPTPAAQHEQEQGREEDGGDGGEGDAEKEPPEVPQEQDDSDGRNAGGQSSDEEDEDDDEAVKLEFVPVKLADIRKEVQCPICLGIIRKTRTVMECLHRFCRECIDKSMRLGNNECPACRTHCASRRSLRDDPNYDALIAALYPDIDKYEEEELAFHEEDKFRNKKIQAYIAETFRRQSEALGRRRSTSKAATPFGRRSQGSYRNHLRGRGRNIGRDMAVAGSDDDEEEEANGNDGTKDSSSADEPSPDRRPKRCKRWGAPRSSPARTVGSVDVGSEENDDFEVNKEPLGTSPLRAGNRDMLAWGKNGTRSQTRHGNTSGANGRLVKGGRMAKLVDYLRSLDDADDEFDVHLTLVPLDDGSMPNLEQPYLSCRPTLSIGHLCQFIALQTSVQAEELEIYARKPRSGTLGGGSSSSMDDAPTVPCIGLQIVEGHESLATLVASFTSERGELVLVYRRKAQYSAREVLNIT, from the exons aTGCCTGCCCAAAAGCGCCcgcttcctcctcctactcctccACCGGATCACCAACTCCCCCCCTCCGATGAGTCTCCGCCTGCTGACCCACCCCCGCCTCCCTCGTCTCTGCCGACACCGGCCGCTCAGCATGAGCAGGAGCAGGGGCGGGAGGAGGATGGTGGCGATGGCGGCGAAGGGGACGCGGAGAAAGAGCCGCCAGAGGTCCCACAAGAACAGGATG ATTCTGATGGCCGAAATGCTGGCGGCCAATCGTCCGATGAAGAAGACGAGGACGACGATGAAGCCGTGAAACTAGA ATTTGTCCCCGTGAAGCTGGCGGACATTCGAAAAGAAGTGCAATGCCCTATATGCTTGG GGATAATTCGGAAGACAAGGACAGTAATGGAATGCCTGCATCGCTTTTGCCGGGAATGTATTGACAAATCAATGAGACTTGG AAATAATGAATGTCCTGCATGCCGTACTCATTGTGCCAGTCGGCGTTCTTTGAGAGATGATCCTAACTATGATGCTCTTATAGCAGCCCTATACCCAGATATTGATAAATACGAGGAAGAG GAACTGGCTTTCCATGAAGAGGACAAATTCCGCAATAAGAAG ATACAAGCATACATAGCTGAGACATTTCGACGACAATCGGAAGCTCTTGGTAGGAGAAGGTCTACATCTAAAGCTGCTACACCATTTGGAAGAAGATCACAAGGAAGTTACCGAAATCATCTGCGTGGGAGAGGTAGAAATATTGGTCGTGACATGGCAGTTGCAGGctctgatgatgatgaagaagaagaagcaaatggTAACGATGGCACTAAAGATTCCTCTTCTGCTGATGAGCCCTCTCCTGACCGAAGACCAAAGAGATGCAAGAGATGGGGAGCACCGCGATCTTCACCAGCTAGAACAGTGGGCAGTGTTGATGTTGGATCTGAGGAGAATGATGACTTTGAAGTCAACAAAGAGCCTCTTGGGACATCACCTCTGCGAGCAGGAAACAGAGATATGCTTGCTTGGGGTAAGAACGGCACGCGTAGTCAGACTAGACATGGTAATACTAGCGGTGCAAATGGAAGGTTGGTCAAAGGTGGGCGCATGGCCAAATTGGTGGACTACCTACGCAGTTTAGATGATGCTGATGATGAG TTTGATGTACATTTGACCCTGGTTCCTCTGGATGATGGAAGTATGCCAAATTTGGAACAACCATATCTTAGCTGCCGGCCAACCTTGTCAATCGGACATCTTTGCCAA TTTATTGCTCTTCAGACATCTGTACAAGCTGAAGAGTTGGAGATATATGCAAGGAAGCCTCGGAGTGGCACTCTCGGGGGCGGGTCTTCCAGCTCGATGGATGATGCCCCTACTGTACCTTGCATAGGCCTACAGATAGTGGAGGGACATGAATCTCTTGCAACACTTGTTGCTTCTTTCACTAGTGAACGAGGGGAGCTG GTGTTGGTGTACCGTCGAAAGGCACAGTACAGTGCTAGAGAAGTGCTCAACATCACTTAA
- the LOC103991022 gene encoding putative E3 ubiquitin-protein ligase RING1a isoform X1, giving the protein MPAQKRPLPPPTPPPDHQLPPSDESPPADPPPPPSSLPTPAAQHEQEQGREEDGGDGGEGDAEKEPPEVPQEQDADSDGRNAGGQSSDEEDEDDDEAVKLEFVPVKLADIRKEVQCPICLGIIRKTRTVMECLHRFCRECIDKSMRLGNNECPACRTHCASRRSLRDDPNYDALIAALYPDIDKYEEEELAFHEEDKFRNKKIQAYIAETFRRQSEALGRRRSTSKAATPFGRRSQGSYRNHLRGRGRNIGRDMAVAGSDDDEEEEANGNDGTKDSSSADEPSPDRRPKRCKRWGAPRSSPARTVGSVDVGSEENDDFEVNKEPLGTSPLRAGNRDMLAWGKNGTRSQTRHGNTSGANGRLVKGGRMAKLVDYLRSLDDADDEFDVHLTLVPLDDGSMPNLEQPYLSCRPTLSIGHLCQFIALQTSVQAEELEIYARKPRSGTLGGGSSSSMDDAPTVPCIGLQIVEGHESLATLVASFTSERGELVLVYRRKAQYSAREVLNIT; this is encoded by the exons aTGCCTGCCCAAAAGCGCCcgcttcctcctcctactcctccACCGGATCACCAACTCCCCCCCTCCGATGAGTCTCCGCCTGCTGACCCACCCCCGCCTCCCTCGTCTCTGCCGACACCGGCCGCTCAGCATGAGCAGGAGCAGGGGCGGGAGGAGGATGGTGGCGATGGCGGCGAAGGGGACGCGGAGAAAGAGCCGCCAGAGGTCCCACAAGAACAGGATG CAGATTCTGATGGCCGAAATGCTGGCGGCCAATCGTCCGATGAAGAAGACGAGGACGACGATGAAGCCGTGAAACTAGA ATTTGTCCCCGTGAAGCTGGCGGACATTCGAAAAGAAGTGCAATGCCCTATATGCTTGG GGATAATTCGGAAGACAAGGACAGTAATGGAATGCCTGCATCGCTTTTGCCGGGAATGTATTGACAAATCAATGAGACTTGG AAATAATGAATGTCCTGCATGCCGTACTCATTGTGCCAGTCGGCGTTCTTTGAGAGATGATCCTAACTATGATGCTCTTATAGCAGCCCTATACCCAGATATTGATAAATACGAGGAAGAG GAACTGGCTTTCCATGAAGAGGACAAATTCCGCAATAAGAAG ATACAAGCATACATAGCTGAGACATTTCGACGACAATCGGAAGCTCTTGGTAGGAGAAGGTCTACATCTAAAGCTGCTACACCATTTGGAAGAAGATCACAAGGAAGTTACCGAAATCATCTGCGTGGGAGAGGTAGAAATATTGGTCGTGACATGGCAGTTGCAGGctctgatgatgatgaagaagaagaagcaaatggTAACGATGGCACTAAAGATTCCTCTTCTGCTGATGAGCCCTCTCCTGACCGAAGACCAAAGAGATGCAAGAGATGGGGAGCACCGCGATCTTCACCAGCTAGAACAGTGGGCAGTGTTGATGTTGGATCTGAGGAGAATGATGACTTTGAAGTCAACAAAGAGCCTCTTGGGACATCACCTCTGCGAGCAGGAAACAGAGATATGCTTGCTTGGGGTAAGAACGGCACGCGTAGTCAGACTAGACATGGTAATACTAGCGGTGCAAATGGAAGGTTGGTCAAAGGTGGGCGCATGGCCAAATTGGTGGACTACCTACGCAGTTTAGATGATGCTGATGATGAG TTTGATGTACATTTGACCCTGGTTCCTCTGGATGATGGAAGTATGCCAAATTTGGAACAACCATATCTTAGCTGCCGGCCAACCTTGTCAATCGGACATCTTTGCCAA TTTATTGCTCTTCAGACATCTGTACAAGCTGAAGAGTTGGAGATATATGCAAGGAAGCCTCGGAGTGGCACTCTCGGGGGCGGGTCTTCCAGCTCGATGGATGATGCCCCTACTGTACCTTGCATAGGCCTACAGATAGTGGAGGGACATGAATCTCTTGCAACACTTGTTGCTTCTTTCACTAGTGAACGAGGGGAGCTG GTGTTGGTGTACCGTCGAAAGGCACAGTACAGTGCTAGAGAAGTGCTCAACATCACTTAA